From Streptomyces sp. Edi4, one genomic window encodes:
- the leuD gene encoding 3-isopropylmalate dehydratase small subunit, whose amino-acid sequence MEAFTTHTGRAVPLRRSNVDTDQIIPAHWLKKVTRDGFEDGLFEAWRKDAEFILNKPERAGATVLVAGPDFGTGSSREHAVWALQNYGFKTVISSRFADIFRGNSLKNGLLTVVLDQPTVDALLALTERDPSAEITVDLRDRQVRAEGVTAGFELDENARWRLLNGLDDISITLQNEPDIAAYEARRPAFKPSTIQA is encoded by the coding sequence ATGGAAGCTTTCACCACGCACACCGGCCGGGCCGTGCCACTGCGCCGCTCCAACGTCGACACCGACCAGATCATCCCGGCCCACTGGCTGAAGAAGGTCACCCGCGACGGCTTCGAGGACGGGCTCTTCGAGGCCTGGCGCAAGGACGCGGAGTTCATTCTGAACAAGCCCGAGCGCGCGGGCGCCACGGTTTTGGTGGCGGGCCCCGACTTCGGCACCGGCTCCTCGCGCGAGCACGCCGTGTGGGCGCTCCAGAACTACGGCTTCAAAACCGTCATCTCCTCCCGCTTCGCCGACATCTTCCGCGGCAACTCGCTGAAGAACGGACTGCTCACCGTTGTTCTGGACCAGCCGACGGTCGACGCCCTGTTGGCTCTGACCGAACGTGACCCGAGCGCCGAAATCACCGTTGACCTGCGGGATCGCCAGGTTCGCGCGGAAGGCGTCACGGCCGGGTTCGAACTCGACGAGAACGCCCGCTGGCGGCTCCTGAACGGCCTGGACGACATCTCGATCACGCTCCAGAACGAGCCCGACATCGCCGCCTACGAGGCCCGCCGGCCCGCCTTCAAGCCGAGCACGATCCAGGCCTGA
- the ndgR gene encoding IclR family transcriptional regulator NdgR: MDNSSGVGVLDKAALVLSALESGPATLAGLVAATGLARPTAHRLAVALEHHRIVARDMQGRFILGPRLAELAAAAGEDRLLATAGPVLTHLRDVTGESAQLYRRQGDMRICVAAAERLSGLRDTVPVGSTLTMKAGSSAQILMAWEEPERLHRGLQGARFTATALSGVRRRGWAQSIGEREPGVASVSAPVRGPSNRVVAAVSVSGPIERLTRHPGRMHAQAIIDAAARLSEALRRNG; this comes from the coding sequence ATGGACAACTCTAGCGGCGTCGGCGTTCTGGACAAGGCTGCCCTTGTCTTGAGCGCTCTGGAGTCCGGTCCGGCCACCCTCGCAGGTCTGGTCGCGGCCACAGGGCTCGCACGACCCACGGCACATCGCCTCGCCGTGGCACTGGAACACCACCGGATAGTCGCTCGGGACATGCAGGGCCGTTTCATCCTCGGCCCGCGCCTCGCCGAGCTCGCCGCGGCGGCCGGCGAGGACCGCCTGCTGGCCACGGCCGGGCCGGTCCTGACGCATCTGCGCGATGTGACGGGCGAGAGCGCCCAGCTCTACCGGCGACAGGGCGACATGCGCATCTGCGTGGCGGCCGCCGAGCGGCTTTCGGGTCTGCGCGACACCGTGCCGGTCGGCTCCACGCTGACCATGAAGGCCGGCTCGTCCGCCCAGATCCTGATGGCCTGGGAGGAGCCGGAGCGCCTGCACCGGGGCCTCCAGGGCGCCCGCTTCACGGCGACGGCGCTCTCCGGGGTACGGCGCAGGGGCTGGGCGCAGTCGATCGGCGAGCGCGAGCCGGGCGTGGCCTCGGTGTCGGCGCCGGTGCGCGGCCCCTCGAACCGGGTGGTGGCAGCCGTGTCGGTCTCAGGCCCCATCGAGCGCCTGACCCGGCACCCGGGCCGGATGCACGCCCAGGCGATCATCGACGCGGCCGCCCGCCTGTCGGAGGCACTGCGCCGCAACGGCTGA
- the leuC gene encoding 3-isopropylmalate dehydratase large subunit, translating into MARTLAEKVWDDHVVRRAEGEPDLLFIDLHLLHEVTSPQAFDGLRKNGRRVRRLDLTIATEDHNTPTLDIDKPIADPVSRIQLETLRKNCAEFGVRLHPLGDVEQGVVHVVGPQLGLTQPGTTVVCGDSHTSTHGAFGALAFGIGTSQVEHVLATQTLPLAPFKTMAITVDGELPDGVTAKDLILAIIARIGTGGGQGYVLEYRGSAIEKLSMEARMTICNMSIEAGARAGMIAPDETTFDYLKGRPHAPEGEDWDAAVAYWKTLKTDEGAVFDAEVVIKADELAPFVTWGTNPGQGAPLSANVPDPASYEDASERLAAEKALEYMGLTAGQPLREIGVDTVFVGSCTNGRIEDLRNAAAVIEGRKVADGVRMLVVPGSVRVALQAMDEGLDKVFTAAGAEWRHAGCSMCLGMNPDQLAPGERSASTSNRNFEGRQGKGGRTHLVSPQVAAATAVLGHLGSPADLSDVRIPVEA; encoded by the coding sequence ATGGCCAGGACACTCGCGGAGAAGGTCTGGGACGACCATGTCGTCAGGCGCGCCGAGGGCGAGCCGGACCTGCTCTTCATCGATCTGCACCTGCTGCACGAGGTGACCAGCCCGCAGGCCTTCGACGGGCTGCGCAAGAACGGCCGCCGGGTGCGGCGCCTCGATCTCACCATCGCCACCGAGGACCACAACACCCCCACCCTCGACATCGACAAGCCGATCGCGGACCCGGTCTCCCGGATCCAGCTGGAGACGCTGCGCAAGAACTGCGCCGAGTTCGGGGTGCGTCTGCACCCGCTCGGCGATGTCGAGCAGGGCGTTGTCCACGTGGTGGGGCCGCAGCTGGGACTGACCCAGCCCGGCACCACCGTGGTCTGCGGCGACTCGCACACCTCCACCCACGGCGCCTTCGGCGCGCTGGCGTTCGGCATCGGCACCAGCCAGGTCGAGCACGTGCTGGCCACCCAGACGCTGCCGCTGGCCCCGTTCAAGACGATGGCCATCACGGTCGACGGCGAACTGCCCGACGGCGTCACCGCCAAGGACCTCATCCTCGCCATCATCGCGAGGATCGGCACCGGCGGCGGCCAGGGCTACGTCCTGGAGTACCGCGGCTCCGCCATCGAGAAGCTGTCGATGGAAGCCCGCATGACCATCTGCAACATGTCGATCGAGGCCGGCGCCCGCGCGGGCATGATCGCCCCCGACGAGACCACCTTCGACTACCTGAAGGGGCGGCCGCACGCCCCCGAGGGCGAGGACTGGGACGCGGCGGTCGCGTACTGGAAGACCCTGAAGACGGACGAGGGCGCGGTCTTCGACGCCGAGGTCGTCATCAAGGCCGACGAACTCGCCCCGTTCGTCACCTGGGGCACCAACCCCGGCCAGGGCGCGCCCCTGTCCGCCAACGTCCCCGACCCGGCTTCGTACGAGGACGCTTCGGAGCGCCTGGCGGCCGAAAAGGCCCTGGAATACATGGGGTTGACCGCCGGGCAGCCGCTGCGCGAGATCGGTGTCGACACCGTCTTCGTAGGTTCGTGCACCAACGGCCGCATCGAGGACCTGCGCAACGCGGCGGCCGTCATCGAGGGCCGCAAAGTCGCCGACGGCGTACGGATGCTGGTCGTCCCGGGCTCCGTGCGCGTCGCGCTCCAGGCCATGGACGAGGGTCTGGACAAGGTGTTCACGGCCGCCGGCGCCGAATGGCGGCACGCGGGCTGCTCGATGTGCCTGGGCATGAACCCCGACCAGCTGGCCCCCGGCGAGCGCTCCGCCTCCACCTCCAACCGCAACTTCGAGGGCCGGCAGGGCAAGGGCGGCCGCACCCACCTGGTTTCGCCCCAGGTCGCCGCCGCCACCGCGGTCCTGGGCCATCTGGGCTCGCCCGCCGACCTGTCCGACGTCCGCATCCCCGTGGAGGCCTGA
- a CDS encoding HU family DNA-binding protein — MNKAQLVEAIADKVGGRQQAADAVDAVLDAIVRAVVAGDRVSVTGFGSFEKVDRPARYARNPQTGERVRVKKTSVPRFRAGQGFKDLVAGSKKLPKNDVAVKKAPKGSLSGGTSTRSTVKKAAAKKATTAKKATAKKATPAKTTAAKTTAAKKTTAKKATAKTATATAKKAAPAKKATTAKKATAKKTAPAKKAVAKKAPAKKTTARKTTAKKTTARKK; from the coding sequence GTGAACAAGGCGCAGCTCGTAGAAGCGATTGCCGACAAGGTCGGCGGCCGTCAGCAGGCCGCGGACGCGGTGGACGCGGTGCTGGACGCGATCGTCCGTGCGGTCGTCGCCGGCGACCGCGTCTCGGTCACCGGTTTCGGCTCGTTCGAGAAGGTCGACCGCCCGGCCCGGTACGCCCGCAACCCGCAGACGGGTGAGCGCGTACGGGTCAAGAAGACCTCGGTGCCGCGCTTCCGTGCGGGCCAGGGCTTCAAGGACCTCGTCGCGGGCTCCAAGAAGCTCCCGAAGAACGACGTGGCCGTCAAGAAGGCGCCCAAGGGCAGCCTCTCGGGTGGTACTTCCACCCGCAGCACGGTCAAGAAGGCCGCGGCCAAGAAGGCCACCACCGCCAAGAAGGCCACGGCGAAGAAGGCCACGCCCGCCAAGACCACCGCGGCCAAGACCACGGCGGCCAAGAAGACCACCGCGAAGAAGGCCACCGCCAAGACGGCGACGGCCACGGCCAAGAAGGCGGCCCCGGCCAAGAAGGCCACCACCGCCAAGAAGGCCACGGCGAAGAAGACCGCGCCGGCCAAGAAGGCCGTCGCCAAGAAGGCGCCCGCGAAGAAGACCACGGCGCGCAAGACCACCGCCAAGAAGACGACCGCTCGCAAGAAGTAG
- a CDS encoding DUF4241 domain-containing protein, translated as MPMPAPDFSWHFTPGNTFTEETGTTGTLAVVPGGELWLHTGRVIACDPFVALGAGEAEPFTAEVAPGRYRVEAAIATLVREGEPEAEGPHLRVAAARLVIKDAPAMTWELALQAGQDLAELDEDEFFGYGVDAGTGCFYDAASDGSFPDCVGDEGPLWDAFDTVPPTPGPHTVTDPATGHNLIAFTSGWGDGVYPTWIGRDEAGAVTCFVTDFFVVPAEALPPLAP; from the coding sequence ATGCCCATGCCCGCCCCCGACTTCTCCTGGCACTTCACTCCGGGCAACACGTTCACCGAGGAGACGGGGACCACCGGCACGCTCGCGGTTGTCCCCGGTGGGGAGTTGTGGCTGCACACCGGGCGGGTCATCGCCTGCGATCCGTTCGTCGCGCTCGGGGCGGGAGAGGCCGAGCCGTTCACGGCGGAGGTGGCGCCGGGGCGCTACCGGGTGGAGGCGGCCATCGCGACGCTCGTGCGGGAGGGGGAGCCCGAGGCGGAGGGCCCGCATCTGCGGGTCGCCGCCGCGCGGCTCGTCATCAAGGACGCCCCCGCCATGACGTGGGAGCTCGCGCTCCAGGCGGGGCAGGACCTCGCCGAACTGGATGAGGACGAGTTCTTCGGCTACGGGGTCGACGCCGGCACCGGATGTTTCTACGACGCGGCATCCGACGGGTCATTCCCCGACTGCGTGGGCGACGAGGGCCCGCTGTGGGACGCCTTCGACACCGTTCCGCCCACGCCTGGCCCCCACACCGTGACCGACCCGGCCACCGGCCACAACCTGATCGCCTTCACCTCCGGCTGGGGCGACGGCGTCTACCCCACCTGGATAGGGCGCGACGAAGCGGGCGCGGTCACCTGCTTCGTCACCGACTTCTTCGTCGTCCCCGCCGAGGCCCTGCCCCCGCTCGCCCCCTGA
- a CDS encoding WXG100 family type VII secretion target, with the protein MSDDHISVDFAALRHLAGELEDVYKRLNENLGTLYDRTEKTVLTWHGEAREAFIDELDRWDRDMRDLQARQAWLHEVVTTGHANYAAAHRAVLRGWGAL; encoded by the coding sequence ATGTCCGACGACCACATATCCGTCGACTTCGCGGCGCTGCGCCATCTCGCGGGCGAGCTGGAAGACGTTTACAAGCGGCTCAACGAGAACCTGGGCACCCTGTACGACCGCACGGAGAAGACCGTCCTCACCTGGCACGGGGAGGCCCGGGAGGCGTTCATCGACGAACTCGACCGCTGGGACCGGGACATGCGGGACCTCCAGGCCCGCCAGGCCTGGCTCCACGAGGTCGTCACCACGGGCCACGCGAACTACGCGGCCGCCCACCGGGCCGTGTTGAGGGGCTGGGGCGCGCTCTGA
- a CDS encoding HAD family hydrolase: MAIRAVLWDIDDTIFDYAAASRSGMRAHLDIEGLPRAYATLDAALDAWDELTARHWARFAAGETDWHGQRRDRVRSFLDDEVSDESADAWFDRHIAHYEAAWSLFPDTLPVLDVLAVDYRHAVLSNSSLRNQERKLRILGVRDRFEALLCAAELGVAKPHPDAFLAGCTALGLPPEEVVYVGDQPDIDARGAVQAGLKAVWLDRAGAGGRPELVRITGLGQLPDLLRRDTRFGAPDTFG; encoded by the coding sequence ATGGCCATCCGCGCCGTCCTCTGGGACATCGACGACACGATCTTCGATTATGCCGCTGCCTCCCGCTCCGGGATGCGGGCCCACCTGGACATCGAGGGGCTGCCCCGCGCCTACGCGACCCTGGACGCGGCGCTCGACGCCTGGGACGAGCTCACCGCCCGGCACTGGGCGCGGTTCGCCGCGGGGGAGACCGACTGGCACGGGCAGCGGCGCGACCGGGTGCGGTCGTTCCTGGACGACGAGGTGAGCGACGAGAGCGCCGACGCCTGGTTCGACCGCCACATCGCGCATTACGAGGCCGCCTGGAGCCTCTTCCCCGACACCCTGCCCGTGCTCGACGTGCTCGCCGTGGACTACCGGCACGCCGTCCTGTCCAACTCCTCCCTGCGCAACCAGGAGCGCAAGCTGCGGATCCTGGGTGTGCGGGACCGGTTCGAGGCGCTGCTGTGCGCCGCCGAACTCGGCGTCGCCAAACCGCACCCCGACGCCTTCCTCGCCGGATGCACGGCGCTCGGGCTGCCGCCCGAGGAGGTCGTCTACGTGGGCGACCAGCCGGACATCGACGCGCGCGGCGCGGTCCAGGCGGGGCTCAAGGCGGTCTGGCTGGATCGGGCCGGCGCGGGCGGACGCCCCGAGCTCGTCCGCATCACGGGACTCGGCCAGCTCCCTGACCTCCTGCGGCGCGATACCCGTTTTGGAGCGCCGGACACCTTCGGGTAA
- a CDS encoding lysophospholipid acyltransferase family protein, which yields MSRRRIGFWYRLAAVIAKPPLVVLFKRDWRGMENIPSDGGFITAINHNSYLDMFSYGHFQYNTGRVPRFLAKAALFKAPGVGILLRGTGQIPVYRESTTAVGAFRAAVDAVERGECVAFYPEGTLTRDPGQWPMTAKTGVARAALMTRAPVIPVAQWGANLAMPPYAKEKKVRFFPRKTLQVKAGPPVDLDRFYDKEPTPEVLREVTETIMAAITSILEELRGEKAPDKPYDLREVRARQRREAAREDTK from the coding sequence GTGTCCCGCCGCAGAATCGGCTTCTGGTACCGCCTGGCGGCGGTCATCGCAAAACCGCCGCTGGTCGTTCTGTTCAAGCGGGACTGGCGGGGAATGGAGAACATTCCTTCCGACGGCGGATTCATCACCGCCATCAATCACAACTCGTATCTGGACATGTTCTCCTACGGGCATTTCCAATACAACACGGGCCGGGTGCCCCGATTCCTGGCGAAGGCCGCGCTTTTCAAGGCCCCCGGCGTCGGGATCCTGCTGCGCGGCACGGGCCAGATTCCCGTATACCGCGAGTCCACCACCGCCGTCGGCGCCTTCCGCGCCGCCGTGGACGCGGTGGAGCGCGGTGAATGCGTGGCCTTCTACCCCGAAGGCACCCTCACCCGCGACCCGGGCCAGTGGCCGATGACCGCGAAGACCGGGGTGGCGCGCGCCGCCCTGATGACGCGGGCACCCGTCATCCCCGTCGCCCAGTGGGGCGCCAACCTGGCGATGCCGCCGTACGCCAAGGAGAAGAAGGTCCGCTTCTTCCCGCGCAAGACGCTCCAGGTGAAGGCCGGTCCGCCGGTCGACCTCGACCGGTTCTACGACAAGGAGCCGACGCCGGAGGTCCTGAGAGAGGTGACCGAGACCATCATGGCCGCGATCACCTCGATCCTGGAGGAACTGCGGGGCGAGAAGGCCCCGGACAAGCCCTACGATCTGCGCGAAGTCCGCGCGCGCCAGCGCCGCGAGGCCGCCCGGGAGGACACCAAGTGA
- the cofC gene encoding 2-phospho-L-lactate guanylyltransferase translates to MKPLALAKSRLTAAVGDELRPRFALAFALDTVAAALDCPAVRDVAVVTDDPLAGAELAALGARVVPDSPAAGLNAALAHGACRVRSCQAALAVAALNADLPALRAAELGRVLAAAAAFPRAFLADAAGIGTTFLSALPGTDLNPVFGGRSRAAHAASGAVEILLDGVDSVRRDVDTGADLRAALSLGAGPATAALRGALDVVPGH, encoded by the coding sequence CTGAAGCCCTTGGCGCTGGCCAAGAGCAGGCTGACGGCGGCCGTCGGCGACGAGCTGCGGCCGCGGTTCGCCCTGGCGTTCGCCCTGGACACCGTGGCCGCCGCCCTGGACTGCCCGGCCGTACGCGATGTGGCGGTCGTCACGGACGATCCGCTGGCCGGCGCGGAGCTTGCCGCGCTCGGCGCCCGCGTCGTGCCCGACTCCCCCGCCGCCGGCCTCAACGCGGCGCTCGCGCACGGGGCGTGCCGGGTGCGCTCGTGCCAGGCGGCGCTCGCGGTGGCCGCCCTCAACGCGGACCTGCCCGCGCTGCGCGCCGCCGAACTGGGCCGCGTGCTGGCCGCGGCGGCCGCCTTTCCGCGCGCTTTTCTCGCCGACGCGGCCGGGATCGGGACGACTTTCCTTTCCGCTCTTCCGGGCACCGATTTGAATCCGGTATTCGGCGGCCGCTCACGGGCCGCGCACGCCGCCTCGGGAGCCGTGGAAATCCTGCTCGACGGCGTGGATTCGGTGCGCCGGGACGTGGATACGGGCGCGGATCTGCGGGCCGCGCTGTCCCTGGGAGCCGGCCCGGCCACCGCCGCCCTGCGCGGCGCCCTCGATGTCGTACCGGGGCATTAG
- a CDS encoding WXG100 family type VII secretion target, whose product MSHGGRGGMQGKPDLRTPDDDGLTELARDLEDMRRHLDDQVRRMDGIVDRIQAGWLGATGSAYRDLHRGAAKDAVRIRETLRVVQEAVLMSRDGFTQRELEVLASLRKVQSHVDVEHEADALRAPPSAPRSSLDNL is encoded by the coding sequence ATGAGCCACGGGGGGCGGGGCGGCATGCAGGGCAAACCGGATCTCAGGACGCCGGACGACGACGGCCTGACGGAACTGGCCCGCGACCTCGAGGACATGCGGCGGCACTTGGACGACCAGGTCCGTCGGATGGACGGCATCGTCGACCGGATCCAGGCCGGCTGGCTGGGCGCGACGGGCTCCGCCTACCGCGATCTGCACCGGGGCGCCGCCAAGGACGCGGTGCGCATCCGCGAGACCCTGCGGGTGGTCCAGGAAGCGGTCCTGATGAGCCGCGACGGCTTCACCCAGCGAGAACTCGAGGTTCTGGCGTCCCTGCGCAAAGTCCAGTCGCACGTCGACGTCGAGCACGAGGCCGACGCTCTGCGAGCGCCGCCGAGCGCTCCGCGCAGCAGCCTGGACAACCTGTAA
- a CDS encoding NAD(P)H-dependent glycerol-3-phosphate dehydrogenase, whose amino-acid sequence MTHGTPKAAVYGTGSWGTAFAMVLADAGCDVTLWARRPDIVEAVNSTRVNPDYLPGIELPASVRATTDPAEAAAGADFTVLAIPSQTLRDNLAAWAPLLAPDTVLVSLMKGVELGTAKRMSEVIAEVAKVADDRVAVVTGPNLAKEIAGRMPAAAVVACRDEAVAQRLQAACHTPYFRPYTNTDVVGCELGGAVKNVIGLAVGIADGMGLGDNAKGSLITRGLAETTRLGLAMGADPLTFSGLAGLGDLVATCSSPLSRNHTFGTNLGKGMTLQETIAVTRQTAEGVKSCESVLDLARRHAVDMPITETVVGIVHEGKPPVVALKELMSRSAKAERR is encoded by the coding sequence GTGACGCACGGCACCCCCAAGGCAGCGGTGTACGGAACGGGTTCGTGGGGCACGGCGTTCGCCATGGTCCTGGCCGACGCGGGCTGCGACGTGACGCTCTGGGCCCGCCGCCCCGACATCGTCGAAGCGGTCAACTCCACCCGCGTCAACCCCGACTACCTGCCCGGCATCGAACTCCCCGCGTCCGTACGGGCCACCACCGACCCGGCGGAGGCCGCGGCCGGCGCCGACTTCACGGTCCTGGCCATCCCCTCGCAGACGCTGCGCGACAACCTCGCCGCGTGGGCGCCCCTGCTGGCGCCCGACACCGTCCTCGTCTCCCTGATGAAGGGCGTCGAACTCGGCACCGCCAAGCGGATGAGCGAGGTCATCGCCGAGGTCGCCAAGGTCGCCGACGACCGCGTCGCCGTGGTCACCGGACCCAACCTGGCCAAGGAGATCGCGGGACGGATGCCGGCCGCGGCCGTCGTGGCCTGCCGCGACGAGGCCGTCGCCCAGCGCCTCCAGGCCGCCTGCCACACCCCGTACTTCCGTCCGTACACCAACACCGACGTCGTCGGCTGCGAACTGGGCGGCGCCGTCAAGAACGTCATCGGCCTCGCGGTCGGCATCGCCGACGGCATGGGGCTCGGCGACAACGCCAAGGGCTCGCTCATCACGCGCGGTCTCGCCGAAACCACGCGCCTGGGCCTGGCGATGGGCGCCGACCCGCTGACGTTCTCCGGGCTCGCGGGCCTCGGCGACCTGGTGGCGACCTGCTCATCGCCGCTCTCGCGCAACCACACCTTCGGCACCAACCTCGGCAAGGGCATGACGCTCCAGGAGACCATCGCGGTCACCCGGCAGACCGCCGAAGGCGTCAAGTCCTGTGAATCCGTGCTGGATCTGGCTCGCAGACACGCGGTGGACATGCCCATCACGGAGACCGTCGTCGGCATCGTCCACGAGGGCAAGCCGCCGGTCGTCGCCCTCAAGGAGCTCATGTCACGCAGCGCCAAGGCCGAACGGCGCTGA
- a CDS encoding RNase A-like domain-containing protein, whose amino-acid sequence MAALKPAAPPDPGNGFDVSPPHLYYTSYLLRNQQYDFSEGPIRLLSLLDEHAHAGGRGSGPEAFAAVYATVSKRFIEVWAKAVVGVGGAAVGLTVTANNYVRAEYHSDPKMAPALRLTPEPDVIQTSSPYWPVAELGWGHGSRDAFGGRIISDVLAVAGSFAQDVLLPVLRDALRHGKVADVTPGGDDLALPEIAAAWTAAAKDARAAGDAFDGAIAYITNPASGHSEWQDAMKQFCGSIWGTTAWGQSREGQNWNHSGGQKPALGVLEDTARSLADACTHFGTAVAKARSVITDVYRESAYKTLKVNDFGDILETVLEGGLFELAVEFINNLDTGRLDSAVDTYNSTVKTLADGLHKLMDPLDEAHLSVPRYEAEEARAEGVGARALNEFKDEHSWTVPGSMASSHTFPVDLDSQEFLHDGHTLDKHIGKSDAQLAQRLRDQGDPPSGTWLHGKPKIGASSSFKNAEEAQVFTQNNIDQRTSEIQTWLSGPPAVGDKEAFISTAPDGRVTGHSVSKQPVPGAAGTGFKYQGLDARAVEAHRTKTILRYDPSLIPPFSVLTSMPAV is encoded by the coding sequence GTGGCGGCACTCAAGCCCGCCGCGCCACCGGACCCCGGCAACGGATTCGACGTCAGCCCGCCGCACCTCTACTACACGTCGTACCTTCTGCGAAATCAGCAGTACGACTTCTCCGAGGGTCCCATCCGTCTGCTGTCCTTGCTCGACGAGCACGCTCACGCCGGTGGGCGCGGCAGCGGGCCCGAGGCTTTCGCGGCGGTCTATGCGACGGTCTCGAAGCGTTTCATAGAGGTGTGGGCCAAAGCGGTTGTCGGAGTCGGCGGCGCCGCGGTCGGTCTGACCGTCACGGCCAACAACTACGTGCGGGCCGAGTACCACTCCGACCCCAAGATGGCTCCGGCTCTCCGTCTCACGCCCGAACCGGATGTGATCCAGACCTCGTCCCCGTACTGGCCGGTCGCCGAGCTGGGCTGGGGCCATGGCTCGCGGGACGCTTTCGGTGGCCGGATCATCAGCGATGTGCTGGCGGTGGCCGGCTCGTTCGCACAGGATGTCCTGTTGCCGGTCCTGCGGGATGCGCTGCGGCACGGCAAGGTCGCGGACGTCACGCCGGGCGGTGACGATCTCGCCCTGCCGGAGATCGCGGCCGCCTGGACCGCCGCCGCCAAGGACGCCAGGGCGGCCGGCGACGCCTTCGACGGGGCCATCGCCTACATCACCAACCCGGCGTCCGGGCACAGCGAGTGGCAGGACGCGATGAAGCAGTTCTGCGGCAGCATCTGGGGGACGACGGCCTGGGGTCAGAGCCGTGAGGGCCAGAACTGGAACCACTCCGGTGGCCAGAAGCCCGCCCTGGGAGTTCTGGAAGACACCGCCCGCTCCCTGGCCGACGCGTGTACGCATTTCGGTACGGCGGTGGCAAAGGCGCGGTCGGTGATCACCGACGTCTATCGCGAGTCCGCGTACAAGACGCTGAAGGTAAACGACTTCGGTGACATCCTCGAAACGGTGCTGGAGGGCGGGCTGTTCGAGCTCGCCGTCGAGTTCATCAACAACCTGGACACGGGGCGGCTCGACTCGGCAGTCGACACCTATAACAGCACGGTCAAGACGCTGGCCGACGGGTTGCACAAGCTGATGGATCCGCTCGACGAAGCCCATCTGAGTGTCCCCCGGTACGAGGCCGAGGAAGCCAGGGCGGAGGGCGTCGGAGCCAGGGCGCTGAACGAATTCAAAGATGAGCACAGCTGGACCGTCCCGGGAAGCATGGCTTCCAGTCACACGTTTCCCGTCGACCTCGATTCTCAAGAATTCCTGCATGACGGCCACACCCTGGACAAACACATCGGAAAAAGCGACGCGCAGCTGGCCCAGCGGCTCCGAGACCAAGGAGATCCCCCCTCGGGCACTTGGCTTCACGGAAAGCCAAAAATTGGCGCATCTTCCTCCTTCAAGAATGCGGAAGAAGCCCAAGTGTTCACTCAGAACAACATCGACCAGAGAACCTCAGAAATTCAGACGTGGTTGTCAGGCCCTCCCGCCGTCGGAGACAAAGAGGCTTTTATCAGCACCGCTCCAGACGGTCGCGTCACCGGGCACTCAGTCAGCAAGCAGCCAGTACCAGGCGCGGCAGGAACAGGATTCAAGTACCAAGGACTGGACGCTCGGGCCGTGGAGGCACACAGGACCAAGACCATCCTTCGATACGATCCGAGCCTGATCCCTCCGTTTTCCGTGCTTACTTCCATGCCTGCCGTGTGA